The sequence below is a genomic window from Panthera uncia isolate 11264 unplaced genomic scaffold, Puncia_PCG_1.0 HiC_scaffold_2315, whole genome shotgun sequence.
TCCaggttgggatttgaaccccaaGTCTGTTAGCCTCCATAATTTGTGATTTAACACAATTGCACGAGCCTTTACATGGTAGGCTTTGGTAATCTAGTCCTTTGGGAAGAGGTTTGGAAGAGTACTGTTTTGGATATTTTCGGTGGGTATTAAaggcatttgacttttttttctgacTCAGGTATCCAGCTCACATAGAAGACATTGACTACGAAGAAGGAAAAGTACTCATCCATTTCAAGCGTTGGAACCATCGTTATGATGAGTGGTTCTGCTGGGACAGTCCTTATTTACGCCCTTTAGAGAAAATACAGCTGAGGAAAGAGGGCTTACATGAAGAGGAAGGATCTTCTGTGAGTATCAGATCTGTAATGAGCTGGGTCAGCCATTGGGTATTTTATGTTCCAGCCTTTGATGTTCAGTGTGAAAGTCAGTAGCAGCTGGGGACCAATCCTTATTTAGGTCTGTAGTTACAACTCTGAGATCCCCATGGCACCTGGGGTTCTTGAAGAATCCTAGTTGTCAATTGTCTCCATGATGTGATTGATGTGACAGGTCATTGAGAGAAACATTGAGGATGCATGGGGAccttatctctttcttttataCCACTGTATCCCTTtagattgattatttatttatttataaatatctctaaatttttttttaatgtttatttatttttgagagagagagagagagagagagagggagggagacacagaatccaaagcaggctccaggctctgagctgtcagcacagagcccaacgcgtgGCTTGacctcacggactgtgagatcatgacctgagctaaagttggatgcttaactgactgagtcacccagatgcccttataaatatcttttattttttatttattttttaaaattattattatattttaatgtttattcatttttgagagagagagagagagagagcgtgtgcacccccccccacacacatgtgcaagtgggggaggggcagagagagagggagacacagaatctgaagcaggctccaggttctgagctgttagcacagagctcgacacagggctccaacccacgaactgtgagattatgacctcagttgaagttggacgcttaaccgactgagccacctaggtgccccataaatatctttttttaaacgtttgtttatttctaagagaggtgtgagcaggagagaggcagagaggaaaggagagagagaatcccaagcggctccgtgctatcagtgtggagcccaatggggggctcagtctcatgaaatggagatcataacctgagctgaaatcaagagtcagacgcttagccaactgagccacccaggcgccccccattttaGATCATTTATTAAACTGGTTTGTTGTATGACCATTTATTAAGCAATCATTCCCTGTGGAGCCTCATTTCAAGGTCTTTTAAAGGTCTTAAACACTTGGAATTGGACTATATTCCTTTTTCCTATTATCACTATACCTGGAGCTTTTACTGATTTCAGAATGAAGGATGAAGTATTCGTtttgaggttttaattttttaaatatttataagaattttttaaagattttattttagttttttaagtaatccctctACCCAatatggggattgaactcacaaccctgagatcaggagtcacatgttccaccgactaagccagccaggcgccctaagttttgagttttttaaacAAGCATTGAGACATCTGTAGAACTCATGCTGCCTTTGGATCTGCCTCAGCCCTggattctgtttttcattttagccctGGCCAGGAAACTTGAActcttgttttctgtgtgtgttgttctaccactcctctcccctcctccctgcccctgccatttattgttttatgttgttCAGTTTGATTGCTCAATATTCATTCTATAAACTGTATTAATGCAAACTGTTTgctggaaaaacagtatgaaatATTAAAGTTGAATGGGTGCTTCCTTTGGCAAAAGATCCTTTAAAAGTGTGGTTGGCATGAATGCTGCTCCCCTAAAGATGAGGTGGCTTCCCTCCTTCTAACTTGTATACTGGGTGTGTTTTTAGTGGTCCTGGGCTCAGGGACAGAGCAGGGACTATCATCAGTGCTGTGCTATGCTTGCCCAGACCTCCTAGGATAGGAAAAGTCTTGTGTCTAACCCTTTTGTTGTGACTCCCAGTGCCTCTGTCTCAGTAGCCATCTCCCCTTCCCACTATTGTCAATCCAGCTTCTCTTATGAAATCTGGTACTGTGTGTGTCCTATGAAATTGGATTGgtaacaggttttttttgttttttgtttttttgtcttttttaatgttttttaggaATTTCAAATAAACGAGCAGGTCCTTGCTTGCTGGTCTGATTGTCGTTTTTACCCAGCCAAAGTCACTGCTGTTAACAAGGATGGTAAGGCATTTgagttgtaattatttttactcaTGAAGTAGGGGGGAGTTTGTAATATTAGAGTCTGATAGTATATTCtgagtatgtatttattgcctaGGAATCCTCTCTCTTCAAGTTAACCACTATGTCAGGAATtaggaagaaattataaatggAGACAAATCTGGGTTAAAAAGAGGAATTTGATTCTTTGCCTCCTAAATTCTAgtaattgttttctaaaacagTTATGGttctaaaaaaacagtaaaataattatgGGTCATCTGTCCCTCTGCTGGTAAGTGTGCAGGGTCTTGTCCAGGAGTTcctaagagatgaaaaataagctttaatatgccttttacttatttgtaaataGCCTAGAAATGAAGTGAACATtactaaacatttcttaaaaatatgctttgtgaggggcacctggctggctcagtcagtagagcatgtgactcttcaactcagtcatgagttcaggccccacattgggcatggagcctacttaaaaaaaaaatgctttgtggaTGCAAGGTGATTGAAGGTGGTCTGTAGCATCAAAGTTGCTAGTTGAAACTGGGGCCCTGGGATTTAGAGCACCGAGTTGGGATGCCTTTGCCAAGTTTATAACCCGTGAGGAGTCAAGACTGGGAACATGACCCAGAGAGGCTGTTTTTGCTAGTACAAAGGCGGGAGGATGgtta
It includes:
- the LOC125917731 gene encoding PHD finger protein 20-like; the protein is MLTVQHSKHTKRYILNKISLILPLQFLNYPVPFPRGKPGCLIILPEIAHAFKNRYPAHIEDIDYEEGKVLIHFKRWNHRYDEWFCWDSPYLRPLEKIQLRKEGLHEEEGSSEFQINEQVLACWSDCRFYPAKVTAVNKDGKAFEL